One window of the Candidatus Saccharibacteria bacterium genome contains the following:
- a CDS encoding glycine C-acetyltransferase, translated as MYTSLKPILDTELQSIKDQSLWKEERVIMSPQGREITVDGKKLLNFCANNYLGFSGTDGVREASDAALARWGFGQASVRFICGTQGIHKELEAATAEFVRMDDAILYSSCFMANVGLFQTFFGPEDAIISDELNHASIIDAVRLTKSERLIYTHMDMADLEAKLQSVKDKRLKVIATDGVFSMDGHIAPLKDICDLADKYSALVMVDDAHATGVLGATGRGTPEFTGTEGRIDFLTGTYGKALGGAGGAFIASHQEVVDYLRQRSRTYLFSNAMEVGTCGASLYTLDYIQKHPELVKKLKDNTALFRTLMSEAGFNVAGGEHPITPIMFAEEKDAVETARKLFEEGIYVVGFSFPVVPKGKARIRVQISAAHTEDDIRLLVEKFVKVTKK; from the coding sequence ATGTACACGTCGCTCAAACCCATCCTCGACACCGAATTGCAAAGCATAAAAGACCAATCGCTCTGGAAAGAAGAGCGCGTTATTATGAGTCCGCAAGGCCGCGAAATCACGGTTGACGGCAAAAAGCTGCTGAACTTCTGCGCAAACAACTACCTTGGCTTTTCCGGAACAGATGGCGTGCGAGAAGCGTCTGACGCCGCCCTGGCGCGCTGGGGGTTTGGCCAAGCCAGCGTCCGCTTCATTTGCGGTACTCAGGGTATACACAAGGAACTCGAAGCCGCCACGGCCGAGTTTGTCCGCATGGATGATGCTATCCTCTACTCATCGTGCTTTATGGCAAATGTGGGGCTCTTCCAAACCTTTTTCGGCCCCGAAGACGCTATCATTAGCGACGAGCTCAACCACGCCAGTATCATTGACGCCGTACGGCTCACCAAGTCCGAGCGCCTCATTTATACCCACATGGACATGGCCGACCTTGAGGCCAAGCTCCAGAGTGTCAAAGACAAACGCCTCAAAGTTATCGCTACCGACGGCGTGTTTTCTATGGACGGTCACATTGCTCCGCTGAAGGACATTTGCGACCTAGCAGACAAGTACAGCGCCCTTGTTATGGTGGACGACGCGCATGCCACCGGAGTTTTAGGTGCAACCGGCCGGGGCACGCCAGAGTTCACCGGTACCGAAGGGCGCATAGACTTCCTGACCGGCACCTACGGCAAGGCGCTCGGCGGCGCTGGCGGTGCTTTCATTGCCAGTCACCAAGAGGTTGTTGACTACCTTCGCCAACGCTCTCGCACCTACCTCTTTAGTAATGCCATGGAAGTCGGCACTTGCGGCGCCTCGCTGTACACCCTTGATTACATTCAAAAGCACCCTGAGCTTGTCAAAAAACTGAAAGACAATACGGCGCTGTTCCGGACCCTTATGAGCGAGGCGGGCTTCAACGTGGCTGGCGGCGAACACCCCATTACGCCTATTATGTTTGCCGAGGAAAAAGACGCCGTAGAAACCGCACGCAAGCTCTTCGAAGAAGGCATTTACGTGGTGGGCTTTAGCTTCCCGGTTGTACCAAAGGGCAAAGCTCGCATTCGCGTGCAGATTAGCGCTGCTCACACCGAAGACGACATTCGCCTGCTCGTTGAGAAGTTTGTCAAAGTAACAAAGAAGTAG
- the glmM gene encoding phosphoglucosamine mutase yields MSRELFGTDGVRGLANEYPLDDAGSQAIGRAVGTYFAKAGQQIVIACDTRESSERIVRQVAKGLQGVGVRVVFMGVLPTPGLAYITAQHDNFVAGVMITASHNPYEFNGVKVFGPDGGKLPDDTEEKVSHDIAHGVPDRSGGSYETRPELVQEYEDFLVASAGGASFSDMHLVVDAAHGAAFRVAARVFERLGARVTPLAVSPDGRNINAASGATDPSAAQQLVVSGQADLGIALDGDADRLILIDHLGRVFDGDHILYLLAVGLEKTTVVATVMSNLGTEQALAAHSIAMVRTAVGDRYVLEYMVEHGDTLGGEQSGHIIMTDLSTTGDGLLAAVQVLCVLKNSGKSLAAWNEEVETVPQALVNFRIEDKMRLNIQEVQDYIRVKSAELGSAGRILVRPSGTEPLARVMVEAPNANDLAQEMATHIAELVQ; encoded by the coding sequence ATGAGTAGAGAACTATTTGGCACCGATGGCGTCCGTGGCCTCGCAAACGAGTATCCGCTCGACGATGCCGGCTCGCAAGCAATCGGCCGCGCCGTAGGCACCTATTTTGCCAAAGCCGGGCAGCAGATTGTCATCGCCTGTGACACACGCGAATCGTCTGAGCGAATCGTAAGGCAGGTTGCCAAAGGGCTTCAGGGAGTTGGCGTACGAGTGGTGTTTATGGGCGTGCTACCAACCCCAGGTCTCGCCTATATCACCGCGCAGCACGACAATTTTGTCGCTGGCGTGATGATTACCGCTAGTCATAATCCGTACGAGTTTAATGGTGTTAAAGTATTTGGACCGGACGGAGGGAAGCTCCCAGACGATACCGAAGAGAAGGTCAGCCACGACATAGCACATGGCGTCCCCGACCGCAGTGGCGGGAGTTATGAGACGAGGCCAGAGCTTGTCCAGGAGTACGAAGATTTTCTAGTGGCATCGGCAGGAGGCGCGTCGTTTTCAGATATGCATCTGGTGGTCGACGCGGCGCACGGTGCCGCCTTCCGCGTAGCCGCGCGGGTATTTGAACGACTTGGCGCACGCGTCACCCCGCTCGCAGTTTCACCTGACGGACGGAATATCAATGCCGCCTCTGGTGCCACTGACCCCAGCGCTGCGCAACAACTGGTGGTTTCCGGCCAGGCCGACCTCGGCATTGCACTCGACGGTGATGCCGACCGACTAATTCTGATAGACCACCTTGGCCGAGTATTTGACGGTGACCATATTTTGTACTTGCTTGCGGTTGGCCTTGAAAAAACCACGGTAGTTGCGACGGTCATGTCAAACCTTGGCACCGAACAAGCGCTGGCAGCCCATAGCATAGCCATGGTACGAACGGCGGTTGGCGATAGATACGTACTAGAATATATGGTCGAACATGGCGACACACTAGGGGGCGAACAATCCGGTCATATCATTATGACCGACCTCAGCACTACTGGCGACGGGCTGCTGGCAGCGGTGCAGGTTCTGTGTGTTCTCAAAAACTCCGGCAAATCTCTCGCAGCTTGGAACGAAGAGGTGGAAACAGTGCCCCAAGCACTGGTAAATTTCCGCATAGAAGACAAAATGAGGTTAAACATCCAAGAGGTGCAAGACTACATCCGGGTGAAATCAGCCGAACTCGGCAGCGCCGGTCGCATCCTCGTCCGTCCCAGCGGCACTGAACCACTCGCTCGCGTCATGGTAGAAGCGCCAAATGCCAACGACCTTGCTCAAGAAATGGCAACCCACATAGCGGAGCTCGTCCAGTGA
- a CDS encoding alcohol dehydrogenase catalytic domain-containing protein, whose protein sequence is MRGLIIDTANQTWDESRGFSLAELERPTLNEAADPDDASSVIVRVKYAGVCGSDRGLWYRNAFKDQFLKALDRDSIKSRVVGHEFVGEVVEAGSKVNSLYWDPDPKNVAKIEIGSLVSGDSHVTCGRCYQCRIGQANVCMNEAILGITIDGIFAEYVKLPAKNLWAIDKNRIRPEVAAIMDPFGNAIHALTKVDVRGQRVAIFGAGPIGLFSILIAQKFGAAKVIAVDVSDANLELAKQCGADETILIEKSEKTNAWEHDASVVERIRELTYGKGVDVSMEMAGPASSVNNAIDSTRRGGHVVLFGVKDGDLVIPQFPRLIVAGLTLHCIIGREIFNTWQLSQRVLAQTSNGVQDKVWNVILKGGQDTMLNLSEFDPAVFEQKMNEHPKLIFNMEA, encoded by the coding sequence ATGCGTGGACTTATTATCGATACAGCAAATCAAACATGGGATGAATCTCGCGGCTTTAGCCTGGCCGAACTTGAACGGCCAACGCTCAACGAAGCAGCCGACCCTGACGACGCCAGCTCCGTCATTGTCCGGGTGAAATACGCTGGCGTATGTGGCAGTGACCGCGGCCTCTGGTACCGCAATGCCTTTAAGGACCAGTTCTTAAAGGCGCTTGACAGGGATAGTATAAAAAGCCGTGTGGTCGGGCATGAATTTGTGGGCGAAGTGGTAGAAGCCGGCTCAAAGGTGAATTCACTTTACTGGGACCCAGACCCCAAAAACGTTGCCAAGATAGAGATTGGTAGCCTCGTTTCGGGTGACAGCCACGTCACGTGCGGTCGTTGCTATCAGTGCCGAATTGGTCAGGCAAATGTGTGTATGAACGAAGCAATCTTGGGTATAACTATAGACGGAATTTTTGCCGAATACGTAAAGCTACCCGCCAAAAACCTCTGGGCCATAGACAAAAACCGCATTCGCCCCGAAGTTGCTGCCATTATGGACCCCTTTGGTAACGCTATTCACGCCCTCACAAAAGTTGATGTGCGCGGACAGCGTGTTGCTATATTTGGCGCGGGACCAATCGGACTCTTTAGCATACTAATAGCCCAAAAATTTGGTGCCGCCAAAGTCATTGCAGTCGATGTCAGCGACGCAAACCTCGAGCTTGCAAAACAGTGCGGCGCCGACGAAACCATTCTCATCGAGAAATCTGAAAAAACAAACGCTTGGGAACATGACGCCAGCGTTGTTGAGCGAATTCGAGAACTCACCTACGGAAAAGGTGTTGACGTAAGCATGGAAATGGCTGGTCCTGCCAGCAGCGTCAATAACGCCATTGATAGCACTCGCCGCGGCGGCCACGTTGTACTGTTCGGCGTGAAAGACGGCGACCTTGTAATACCGCAGTTCCCACGGCTGATTGTTGCTGGGCTGACGCTACACTGCATCATCGGACGGGAAATCTTCAACACCTGGCAACTGTCGCAGCGCGTTCTCGCACAGACCAGCAATGGCGTACAGGACAAGGTGTGGAATGTCATTCTTAAGGGCGGGCAAGACACCATGCTAAACCTGAGTGAATTTGACCCCGCGGTCTTCGAACAAAAAATGAACGAACACCCGAAACTCATCTTTAATATGGAGGCATAA
- a CDS encoding GNAT family N-acetyltransferase: MKPFPTQLATTPVALGPNDTEGSTAAALQTLAEKGFYVQLGITAADVTALQALSHQTSILKYCPRDCTERFKDEPTVRHWLLKERLVFLLKEKSTERLAGVAWTGPGTSPHVPDGKLTGGLRLSETFQGLGLATPFLKVVLEHTKNEYSRELLWFECWASNAGAVHVYQKLGFNIVETESASRPTPTGASEPDTRTYMVLA, translated from the coding sequence GTGAAACCATTCCCAACCCAACTTGCAACGACTCCTGTTGCTCTCGGCCCAAACGATACAGAAGGGTCAACAGCGGCAGCTCTCCAAACCCTGGCCGAAAAAGGTTTTTACGTCCAACTTGGCATAACAGCCGCAGACGTGACTGCCTTGCAGGCGCTTTCTCACCAAACATCAATTCTGAAATACTGCCCGCGCGATTGCACCGAGCGCTTCAAAGATGAACCAACCGTACGTCACTGGCTGCTGAAGGAACGGCTGGTGTTTCTACTGAAAGAAAAGTCTACCGAACGGCTCGCAGGCGTTGCTTGGACCGGCCCTGGCACATCACCGCATGTACCTGACGGTAAACTCACCGGCGGCTTACGGCTCAGTGAAACGTTTCAGGGGCTAGGGCTAGCGACACCATTTCTTAAGGTAGTGCTTGAGCACACAAAAAACGAGTATTCTCGTGAGCTCCTCTGGTTTGAGTGCTGGGCGAGTAATGCTGGTGCAGTTCACGTCTACCAAAAACTCGGCTTTAACATAGTCGAAACAGAGTCGGCAAGCCGCCCAACCCCTACAGGAGCTAGCGAACCCGATACACGTACCTATATGGTGCTTGCATAA